A stretch of Lactuca sativa cultivar Salinas chromosome 6, Lsat_Salinas_v11, whole genome shotgun sequence DNA encodes these proteins:
- the LOC111906116 gene encoding uncharacterized mitochondrial protein AtMg00810-like → MEFCMFNSFNSKIEPKTVKIALDHSDWVQAMQEELNEFEHKKVWRLIPTPKDASVVGLKWVFRNMLDKEGNVIQNKEKVYLEQPLGFVNEKYPSHCYILDKVVYGLKQAPRVRQSSEGIFINQEAYTKTLLADFGMVGNSKVKVPMMFRTMLTPSLDKPAADIALYRQMIGSLMYLTSSRPNIMFDVCYFARFQANPREPHMTAVKNILRYLKITTSLGIWYPSNFGFFVQAYSDADLGGCGLDRKSTTGGCQFLDGKLVSWQSKKQTCVSLSTTKVEYITVASCTSQVVWIQSQLKDYGINMKTVGSKNMLYTLLF, encoded by the exons atggaattttgcatgtttaactcctttAATTCCAAGATAGAACCTAAAACTGTGAagattgctcttgatcattcagattgggtGCAAGCTATGCAGGAAGAACTCAACGAATTTGAACATAAAAAAGTATGGAGAttgattccaactccaaaggatgcatcAGTGGTTGGATTAAAATGGGTATTTCGTAATATGCTTGACAAAGAAGGCAACGTGATTCAAAACAAG GAGAAAGTCTATTTGGAACAACCACTAGGTTTCGTAAATGAAAAATATCCAAGTCATTGCTATATTTTGGATAAGGTTGTGTATGGTTTAAAACAAGCACCTCGTGTGAG acagagtTCAGAGGgtattttcatcaaccaagaagCCTACACTAAGACTTTGCTTGCGGATTTTGGCATGGTGGGtaattcaaaggtcaaagttccaatgatGTTCAGAACGatgctcactccatccttggataagccagcagctGATATCGCTCtatatcgacaaatgattggttctttaatgtactTAACATCTAGTCGTCCAAATATTATGTTTGATGTTTGCTATTTTGCTAGGTTTCAGgcaaatccacgtgaacctcatatgacTGCTGTGAAGAATATTCTCCGATACCTCAAAATAACGACATCCCTTGGAATTTGGTATCCTTCTAACTTTGGATTCTTTGTGCAAGCATattctgatgctgatcttggtGGATGCGGTCTTGATCGTAAAAGTACAACAGGAGGATGTCAGTTTCTGGATGGAAAACTAGTTAGTTGGCAATctaagaagcaaacatgtgtctcCTTATCCACTACTAAAGTTGAGTATATCACAGTTGCATCATGTACTTCTCAAGTcgtatggattcaaagtcagctTAAAGATTACGGGATAAATATGAAGACTGTTGGGTCAAAAAATATgctttatactttgcttttctag